In one window of Streptomyces sp. NBC_01224 DNA:
- a CDS encoding DUF4360 domain-containing protein: protein MLRVLAATGVATSLFGSSAFGGSPFPPPDRIVIDTVAVNGSGCPAGTAAVTVSPDNTAFTVTYSNYLAQVGPGSAPTDRKKDCQLNLRVHVPGGYTYAIVSADYRGFASLAPGASGTQRASYHFQGNAHTTNSTHHFKGGFNGNWQTTDTVDVASRVFAPCGEERNLDINTELRVERGTSSPSATSFMEMDSTDGRIKTVHHLAWKRCR from the coding sequence GTGCTCCGTGTGCTGGCCGCGACTGGTGTCGCCACATCATTGTTCGGCTCGTCGGCCTTCGGCGGCAGCCCGTTCCCGCCGCCGGACCGGATCGTCATCGACACCGTGGCGGTCAACGGTTCCGGCTGCCCGGCGGGGACGGCCGCCGTGACCGTGTCCCCTGACAACACCGCCTTCACCGTCACCTACAGTAACTACCTCGCCCAGGTGGGGCCCGGGTCGGCGCCGACCGACCGGAAGAAGGACTGTCAGCTCAACCTGCGAGTGCACGTCCCCGGTGGCTACACCTACGCGATCGTGTCCGCCGACTACCGCGGCTTCGCGTCACTGGCGCCGGGTGCGTCCGGGACCCAGCGGGCCAGCTACCACTTCCAGGGCAACGCCCACACCACCAACTCGACCCATCACTTCAAGGGCGGGTTCAACGGCAACTGGCAGACGACCGACACCGTGGACGTCGCCTCCCGGGTCTTCGCCCCCTGCGGGGAGGAGCGCAACCTCGACATCAACACTGAACTGCGGGTCGAGCGCGGCACTTCGAGCCCGAGCGCCACCAGCTTCATGGAGATGGACTCGACGGACGGCAGGATCAAAACCGTGCACCACCTGGCCTGGAAGCGGTGTCGGTGA
- a CDS encoding AAA family ATPase → MTGTSWDILLLGGASGVGKSRVAAQLAAEAKGFMVEFDDVVSAVEAMTTAEHHPALHHFDDITDTAQLATEQVLDLQIATARALEPAVLGVVRNRLTVDVPAVIEGDYLTPAAAAAAIHEGRAAGRRVRAVFLHEGDVDQITANYRSREPGSGEQRHRAQVSAEYSRWLGDQASLHTLPVVACRPWDSLAARIGRVLGAEGKGRERELSELPGV, encoded by the coding sequence GTGACAGGAACATCGTGGGACATATTGCTTCTCGGCGGGGCGTCCGGCGTCGGCAAGAGCCGGGTCGCCGCGCAACTGGCCGCTGAGGCAAAAGGATTCATGGTCGAATTCGACGACGTCGTCAGCGCCGTCGAGGCCATGACGACGGCTGAACACCACCCCGCTCTCCACCACTTCGACGACATCACTGACACTGCGCAACTCGCCACCGAGCAGGTGCTGGACCTTCAGATCGCGACCGCCAGGGCGCTGGAGCCCGCGGTGTTGGGAGTCGTACGCAACCGCCTGACCGTCGACGTACCCGCCGTGATCGAGGGCGACTACCTCACCCCGGCCGCCGCTGCGGCGGCGATCCACGAGGGCCGGGCGGCCGGCCGCCGCGTGCGGGCGGTGTTTCTGCACGAGGGGGACGTGGACCAGATCACCGCCAACTACCGCTCCCGGGAGCCCGGAAGCGGAGAGCAGCGGCATCGGGCGCAGGTCAGTGCGGAGTACTCGCGATGGCTGGGCGACCAGGCGTCTTTGCACACACTGCCGGTGGTTGCGTGCCGCCCCTGGGACTCGCTGGCGGCGCGCATCGGGCGGGTGTTGGGTGCGGAGGGCAAGGGGCGGGAACGAGAGTTGTCCGAGCTGCCGGGGGTGTGA